Part of the Falco biarmicus isolate bFalBia1 chromosome 4, bFalBia1.pri, whole genome shotgun sequence genome, TAGCCGAGGAAAACTAGACCCACTTCAAAGGTCTTGTCTGAAGTTAGAGACAGGATTTGCCCATTCGGCATGCAACATGGGCTGAGAGTCTAGCTTGGAGTGAGTCACTtgtatggttttttttacagatatttttattattatgggTTGTTTGGGGATTAGACATTGGTGGTGTTCTGCAATAGCAAGGTAGTGATGTGGgtagaaaatgtttctaattCTGCAAAGTCAGTGCTGCTAGGCTGCTGGTAAAGCACAATCATCTTTGGTTCTgaatttgcaggaaaaaaaaggctctgtTTTAGTATTTTGTTGGGGCTCCCATGTAGTAGTGTCTGACACTATGGGAGTTGAGCACTTTCCAAGACTGCAGTAAATGCTGTGACAAGCCTTTGCCATGTGCCATTCTTTACCATCccacttttcttccctttgaagAAAGCATGCTATACGTgatgcattttctgtttgcttttttattttgtgatgtaTTGGGGACTCTCATTAGCAAGTGCAAGGTCAAAGGAATATATTGGTTTTGGAAACAAAGAGGCTGAATCTTGATGTGCTTAATATCTGATCATTTTGGGCTGGGTCTGTAGAAAGCTGTTCCCTGCCTAAGTTTTGCCTTTGCAGAGCATGTGTTGTTACGGTAGAGAAGTGAACAGAGATGCTGGTGAGCTTTCAGTATTAACATTGGCTGCCTATCAcccccattttctttctctccctctttctctccccttgcCTTCTGCCAGCACTAGCTGCCATGAATGCGACGTCTGTACACCAGTGATGAGCAGTTCTGACTCAGTATAAGCAGAGCCCAGTACCGGGTGACTGTAGGTTGTCTTGGACAGCTTTAGGGGAAAAGGAGGGTAGCAAATTAAGTGCACAGGGCAGTGACCTCATTTCTGTGCTATGAGCATTTTGCGGCTGGCAGTAGgccaggggcaggaggaggcatgGCTGGAACAAACCCTGCTGCAGCAAACTTGGCAGGGATTTGGCAGGAAGGAGCACAAATGGGGTAGGTAGGGTTCTCGGATAATGTGAACCAAACATTACAGATGCTCGCCTAAGACCTCCCACTAATTAGTTTTTTTAGGTGGGGTAGGAGGAGTGCAAGAGGGTGTGAAGGGAGGAAGCTGAAATAACGAGGAACAGTACATCCCCTTTCCACATCCAGCTGCACGCCAAGTTACCTGAGCTGCTAAGAGCATCCTGAGGCACCTTCCCTGTTTCCCTACTCATTCCCACCATGCTTGGCTTGCCAGCGCAGGTGggactgctgcagcaggcacacaCTGAAACCAGGATTACCAGCTGACACATgctaaaataaaagagagaaaaaaaaataaaaagaccctaaaaacagaagaaaaacccaaaaccaaaacaaaggaaaactaCAGAGCTTTGATTTTTCAACCTGTTACTGAGGCTGATCATAAAAATCAGGACAAATCATAACACGTGGCATCTATGGCCTAAATGTAGCCCAAGCTCCTGGCAGCACTGTGATAGGGGAGATGAAATTTGCCTGCTTCACCTCCTTGCGTCAGTCCTAATCCCAGTATATGGAAGAGCCTGGCCCAAGGCGgacagcccatcccagagcagctcagcagaaatcTGTGCTGGTGAGTCCTGGCAAGATGTCACATGAGGCCAGATTGCAGATAAGGAGGCACCCATCCCCTGTTGCGTTCAGCAGGAGGTAAGGAGCTAAACCCCTCTAAGAAATTGGCCTGTCAAGCCTGAATGCTGAATGAAGCAACTTCTGCTCCTCGTACTTAACATTTAAAGGAAAGAGTTCCCCTGAAACCTCCTCCCTGTTAAAGACTGCTTTTTTGCAGCTAGGACGGGAACCAGCCTCCCTGCAAAACACTGGAAGCAGCTCTCCTCAGGATTGCTATACTGCAGACAGAGCATGCTATTAATAATTATAAATGttagatatatagatatacaaCAATAGATATACAATGATCCCAACAAAAAGAGTCAATTTATGCTTTTTAGAGAGCAACCTTTACACAGAGTCGGTGGGGTGAGAGCAGCCAGAGTGCTCTGTAGCATGTGCAGGAGCTGCAAGTGTATgatttcccctcctttcccaccATGGTCCCTTGGCAATGCTGTGCGACAGTTGTTCAGCGCTGGCCGCACTCTGGGAAAGACACCGAGGCTCTGCCCgaatttgctgctgcttcattaTTTTGATACAAAGATTGCCAAGCATTTTGACATAGTGAGTGTGGTGGTGAAACACAGTTTTAGCTGGATCTCGCTGTAGCTCATTACAGAGAGTGTAGACCTTGGTTATTTGTAATACCAATGCCATTAActgcttttccagtgctttccCTGGGAAGATCTCAAAACACTTTAGAAAGAAGCTCAGTGGTATACCCATACTATAAATCCAGGGCAGTTTATTAGACCCCAAGTGGATCAGCTGATATTGACACGCAAATACAGCCAACATACTTGCAGCAACCTTGGTGTGCGATGCCACAGAGCCATGATACAGAGAGCAAAAATCTCTACCCTTTGACTTTGCAGTTTCTACAAGCCGCTTCCCCAGTTCCATGTAAAACCCAAAGCTTGTGCCAGCAAATGGCAGGAGGATTTGATGCTGTTTCCCATTTTATGCTGTTTCCCTCCTGCCAGGCtcttagaaaatgttttcactgcCCTCTCAGGCTGTTTTCTCAGGCAGGGTTGGTGCAGCCCGTTTCCCCCTCTGAGACTTGCTAACTCCTGCACCAGTTTCTTCATGGACAAAACCAGCTTGAAGCCGGCAAGGGCAGTCACTTGGTTTCTCTCTTTTGTCTCTGCAACCGCTAAGTTGAAGGAACATGTAGGGAGGGAGGGGGACCGCATCCCAAGCCAAGGGGACCTTCTTTGCTTTGGGCAAAAAGTCAGGCTGGGCTTTTCCACAGCCTCCCTTTTTATAACCTCTGACTTCTGTGCAGGAAATTACTCTTTCTAGtctcagccttctcttttaAACACACAAATACTGCTGCCGTGGGCCTTCAAGCGGAGAAAGGCATCCAGCCCTCCTACCCAGAAAACCTTTTAAGAACTGCAGtggaggctgctgctctgcccaaGGCAAAGGCTTGTGGAGCATGGCCGGGGTTGGAGAGGACAGGAGAAAGGGACAGgggcaagagaagaaaactcGTTGGAGGGAAACAGTGCCACGAGTTCAGGAGGCAGCTTTGCAAGAGGCACCTTTTCCTCTGCGctcccacctgctgcagcactgtaCTGCTGAGGTCAGGCTGCCGAATGGGTACACGCGCAACACAAGGGACACGGACATTATTTAATatctcatttaaatatttaaaagacgtTATTTAATAGCTTATCTTAAATAACATGACAATGGCAACACCTGAACAACTTCCACCTGTCAAAGGTGGCACAGCACATCCTGTTGTGTTTTACTGTTTATCTGGTGCATACGTTtggaaaatagaaacaaatacTGTTGCATCAGGAGCTTCAGTATATAATCAAGGTTtagactttcttttttaacaaacaGATTGACATTGAAACAGAGCTGCAAAAGCAACATGATATACAAACAAACCAAGTTTTAAATAAGTTTCTAAGTATGTTCTCtaacaaaagctattttttaaaattcattttacatCTATAAATACATAGTATAAAAATGCAAGTTTACAAGCCATTTTTCCCAACAGAGTTATGCCACCTAAAGTGTTAAGTAGCAACATTACTCCAGCATAAGATGCATACATTTAAAAGCAATATTATTAAGTATTTACATATAAAGTTATGAAATGTTTGAGGATATAAATTAGTAACAACACACAGAGATGAAAATACATgtactgtgaaataaataattcaacAGCTTTACATATGAGGGTATCCATAATATTATACAAACAAAATATACAAGATTGTAGGACTTGATCTTGCGCTAGCTTTTATCTGTCACTCAAGCATCTGAGTTATCCCAGTGCAGTGAAAAAGCTACTTTATGGGGTTATTTCTATGCCAAAAATCAGATGCACAAAACTACATTACTGAAATGGCTCCTGACCGAAAAGTCTCCTGACTGGATCAGGCCCCACAAAAAACTCAGTGTAAATGAATGTGTTTAGTTTTATTCTTGTGAGTTGACGTACTGTTGGCATTCTGGGTCTCCTTTCATTTCTGAGGAACCAGGAATTCTTCTTCCAGTTTTTGGATAGACACACCAGCATCCAGCCGTCTCTCCATCCAGTGAAGTTTCACACTAGAATATtattagcaaaacaaaacccacagtaAGTAACTGTAAGCAGGAGATTACCTGTGAGCTACTGCAAGCAGAGGTGTTGGACAGAACTAGGATCAGAAGGTAGGGACCTGCCATGCACAGACTTGTTCTGAATGCAGTGGTCCCTGCTCTGACAGAGCCTCTGACCAACACGCTTGGTTAAGGAGCCCTGACCCAAGCTCAACTACCACAACAGCAACTTCAGACTTACATCAGTTTGCTCACTGCTTGGTAAACAGCAGGATAAAACAGCAATATCTTCCAGCATGAGAACCCAGAGGAAGGCAGAGTATACAAGCTGGTAGGGCGAGAGCAATGACTGGACAGTCTGGCTCTTCACACAAGGACGCAAACAGTAcggtgtgttgtttttttttcttggggagGGGGTTGAACAGATTTCTGTATGTGCCTGATCAGATCCCAGCTTGCAATGTTTGTGAGTCACACAGTGGTGCCATGCCCAAAAACAAGGAGTCTCGGTGACACAGATTTATGCAGACCTACTAAATTTGTGTGCACGACTGGTGGTTACAAGGGTGTGGCTTGAGGTTTGGAGCTTTAGTTAGGTTTGCAGATTACTCTCAGCATAACTtgtgatggcttttttttttgaggctaTAATGGAAATGGGCATATAACATAATCCATAGGCAGcacaaatcagtatttttcttctgctttcagaaggCTAATTTTGCTCCAGACAGTTCACACCACCTCTGTGAGTTTTTCACCACTTGGGAGCTGAGAGCTGCCTTTCTCCATAGCACTTATTATACACTCAATGGGCTTTGCAGGCAGCATGGTGGATATTATGAATTAATGTCAACTGGGAATATGTTAAACACATCATGTATATGGAGTTCGATTCGGGCTGGAAGCAGATAGGGTTAAAAGATTTTGGAGAAGGTCTTTCGTGCACCTGTTCTGTGAATGGAAAAGCCTCCTGCCTCCATTGCTGTCAGCCCACAGCATGTGGCTCACTTTTAAGAGAAGAAGGACAAACCATCTGCTCCCACTACTGAGTATCCCTGTTTTCACAacctgcttttccagcagctgtaAAATGGTGAGTTTGGGAGCAGAGGGTTGTGAAAGGGTTGGCTGTGTCAGGATAgtcacagcactgctgtgagCAGACAGGGGAAAAGGCACGTACCTGTTTGCTGTGGTAAAATCCATTCTTGTTGCAGTTGGGCAAGTAGAATTTGTAAATCTCCCCTCCACTTCTCTGCTGAGCCTTTGCCAGTTTATACAGGGCTCTGTAGAGCTCCTTCTGACAAGGTCCCTGCAGAAAGACCACACAAAGGTTGTCAATCCCCAAATCACAAAGAAACCAGCTAAACAAAAAGTCATCAGTATAAAGCTagcaaaaagctgaaaatacttaTTAGTCATATAATCTGCACCAGGCTGCTTTGCATGTAGTTTTTACTTGCTTCAGTAGGAGCAGAGCCAGAAAACTCTGGTGTCGCATTTAGgcctttgtttttattctttgagGTATTTTCTGTCCTCAGAAACATGAGGATTTAAGTCCTTAAATTGCCACACAAGGAAATTTAACCTGTACTAAGTAAACACATGACTGCTCAGAGGGTACAATCTCTCCTATTATGGGGAGCTGCACGTTAGGAGGCTGGTGTACGTGAGACTAGCCACGTTTTCTGGGTTGCCATGGCCCTGTGCTCTGTTGATGTATGGAGAATAGGTGCAAGACATATATACATGGTGCAAGAACAAACATCTGAATGTTTGTTATCTTTTGTACAGGACAGAGCTGTTgccaaagcagaagagagagcACTCCTGTGGCTCGGGGACCCAAACTCAAAGTGACTGGAACTGGGGGTGAAGAACTGCTTGCAACAGTCACTATTTTCACAAATTGCTCACTGTTTTTTTTTGAAGTCACAACTGCCATGCATGAACAGTACTTAGCGAGTGATGGAGGAGGAGAACAAatttacagtgaaaataatCACACCCTCTGCTTTTGCAGGACCTCCCCGTGTCAGCCCCTCAAATAAGCGGTCCTGTGCAAGTCAATGGGCTTATCTGTGGCTCTGgggcagaaaagcagaagcctAAAAATCACAACTGGAGCTAACAGCTCTTATGTATAATAGCTCAAACTAAATCCATGATTAAGTCCTGTTCTGGATGTGGAATGAGACTTCCTAGGGTGGAGTGGTGGTTAGAaggtttttgcctttttttttttttttttttttttctcctattttgcCTGTGACCATTATGAAACTGGGCTTCAGTGCCCCTCCAGCTTAGCTCCGAGCTGTGGGTGTGCTGGCGGCCTGGGACTGGCCAAACTGTGGTTCTCTGGTGCCCTCAAGTGGAACACGGACCTGCTTGCAAAGGCTCCACACCCCTGTTACCCACTGTGATTTTGCAGTGTCGAGGGTAAACGCTTTAATTGCTAAGCTTTGTCTTTTTATATGCATCTACTTAATAGTGTTACCTTGTGATcacaaagaaacacattttggtTTGCATTGGTGTTTCACCAATAACTGTATGTAAGGATTCCCTTTTATTTCACTGAGCATGGGACCCAGTGACaaatcccttttattttttaactaaaacATGCAAGGAGTCCAAGATTCTAAAATGAGCTCATGGAAATTAAGCAATAATCTGATAGTAAATGCAGATAAAGTTTCAGCCTCTGCATGGAGTCCATGTAGGACATATCTGATGCACACCTGTTTTTATCGGTCCTGCCAtattgagggtttttttggtttgttttcaggaTTGCTGTTCCTCAAGCATCTGATGAAGGCAGTCCAAAAGTCTCTTTGCTGGCTACCCAAAATACTGACATCCCAGTGTCACTGCTAGAATGTCAtgcacattttcattttgtattctGAATCAATGACATCTGCTGAAATTGTCTCTGAAAGGTTTGCAAAGAAAACCCACCTGCTCTTTCCATTTCTTGAGTTCAGATAGTCtctttgctttcatgttttcataTGCAGTGATGGCATTCCAGGGAATGGGCTTGTCCTGGCTTATGAGAGACATCAGCTGATAGTTCAGCAGCTGATCCTGTGTCATTTCAGCGCTTTCCAAAGACGTATCATCAGGTTCCATAGAGTCTGGAAAAGAATAATGGTAAAGGTGAACATCTTCAGTGaacttttgcatttatttctccaagttaaaaaggtaaagaaaaatcagaacaaacaacaacaaagtaatCTCTTAAGACAGATACATTACAGTAGCTCTTGCAGGAATAATAAATTACATGTGCAGCACAGGAAATCAAACTTTTGTCATAAATTAACAGGAGGACACTTTAGCTATTCTCTAAtaagttgggttttttatgaTCCTTTGAAATCAGTCTAATCCCAAAGATGATGCTGCAGCCAGTCTGttagaagtgaaaaaaacttTCTTGACCACAGTGAGTTGTAGAGACTTTGCTAAATGAGGAAAGACTGGAGTGAAACTTGGCATCAATttggaattattatttttttttccagcatgtgTTTCAGCTTTTACTCAGGAGAGGAACTGCTCCAGACCTGACCCCGTGGCATCCTATACTTTGTTCCATGGCTTGCCTGACATATAGGAAGGGATAGCAATTCACAGGAGCCAGCGGTAGCCCACAGTGTCCTGCAGCGGATGCAATAACAGGGGACTGGCCGAAGCCGTCTGGCTCTGGCTGCTGATGGGCCGCCCGCCAGTGCCCACCTCGGTGCATGTGAGCtctcctgctgggagcagcagaaTGGCAGGGACTCATCATGGGATAGAAGTTTGACATGTGTCTAAGTTGTTGGATCAAGGCTGTTACCAATCATCCAATGGCCTAAAACCCACCTGCTTTTCTCTTGGTAatggataagaaaaaaatggggtGGAAAAttgaggagggaaagaaaaaacccaaggcaATAACAACATCAAGTCAAATACTAGACTTTCTTAACTGCAGGAGGATTAAACACTCAGCTCAGCCACTGTTCTCCCCCTCCCAAGTGCAATCGGGACTCCACTTACTGCCACCAATGGCCATTGTTACATTGGGTCAACCATCATTTTTGTAAAGCTACCGAGCTACCTTCATCACCACTGCATGCACACAGCAGtcatgatgatgatgacagcaacaataataaaaacaataagAAGTAAAATAGTGAAGTAACACTCTAGAAGTTCCTGAAGAAgtaaaatagaagtaaaatagtgaaaaaaaccacGGAAGAGATAAAATAGTGAAATAACACTGAGGAAGTTCCTGAAGAAGTAAAATAGTGAAGTAACACTGAAGAAGTTATTCAAGAGGCagtgaaacagaagcagcaaaccGGTGAAATGACACTGCAGAAGTCCCCTTAGAAGAGGTAAAATAGAAGTAAAGCAGCGAGATAAGGCTGCCGAAGTGCCTGCCGGTCACCCAGCACCACATGCCCGAGCCGCCCCTTTGCCCgggccccccg contains:
- the IGFBP1 gene encoding insulin-like growth factor-binding protein 1, translating into MSRLRWLLSLLLPPLLLAPPLGPRPAAGAAPPPLRCAPCPPQQLALCPPVPPACPEPARPPGCGCCQTCALGPGQPCGVYTARCRQGLRCHGPPGDPRPLSALLRGQGTCLPAGEAAGARTAEPADSMEPDDTSLESAEMTQDQLLNYQLMSLISQDKPIPWNAITAYENMKAKRLSELKKWKEQGPCQKELYRALYKLAKAQQRSGGEIYKFYLPNCNKNGFYHSKQCETSLDGETAGCWCVYPKTGRRIPGSSEMKGDPECQQYVNSQE